From Anopheles funestus chromosome 3RL, idAnoFuneDA-416_04, whole genome shotgun sequence, a single genomic window includes:
- the LOC125769902 gene encoding vigilin: MEDSTNPMAGMDQQQLLAGAGNAGYENNGSGPATTPCYDDLFPALPESEPPRFNSTLSPATQNMRVGSSIVTQVFIVASGERKYDSDKFGEGESLRTCQSIMKETNAHIEISSGKDHSLTFLVTGKVHEVLEARRKIRVHFQTQASKTINIPREHHRWILGKKGDRLRELERTTATKINVPRISDESDAITILGTKEGIEKAEHEIRTMSDEQSRKAFERFNVPKIYHPFVLGAYGENLQKMMEETGAKINVPPQSVQKDEIIITGEKEGVLAAKARIEAIYKEMEKKCTSVAVEVVRAQHRYVYGPRGSTIQEILQTTGVSVEMPPSDSPSDTITLRGPQDKLGNALNVVYQKAHSIRTEVLECPQWIHKYIIGREGGHIKEFSVKHPNVHVEFSEDKIKIDGPPEQVLIAAEELQTMVNDLTGRLRLAEMVVDPVHCKHIIGKAGSNINRMKEEYDVQINIDEKGAKPIRIEGPIEGVAKAQQELLEKIAKWENEKEESIIIDHRLFKTIIGAKGETIREIREKHNQVQIVFPGPNDKSDIVKIRGMKEDVDRCHKYLTQYVKELQKNSFVLEVPVFKQFFKYIVGKGGANIKKIRDETQTKIDLPSESDTNEVILITGKRENVNEARDRIQKIQNEMSNIVSEEVTIPAKHHFSLIGTGGMLINSIMEECGGVSIKFPNSDAKSDKVVIRGPKEDVERARQQLLELASEKELSSYSVQIRAKTQHHKYLIGKNGASIKKIRDKTGARVIFPGVNDQDNEVITIIGKKEQVEEAKADLEAIIKNIDNIVEDEMIVLPKYHKHFISNRGKVLHRIEEECGGMSISFPRMDRDDRNDRVKLKGPKDCIEPAKQRIMEIVQELESMVTIECYIPARHHRIIMRRGGSKVQAITSEFGVNIRFPERGTANNMDVAPAAVDPAQQQNGNGDAVPVGENATDAGAVVNGAGEQQPAEPVQRASDLVRISGNEEKCELAKEALLALVPLTEEINVPCDLHRSLIGQKGRDVKELMNTYDVHIEMSPQDKKLDIIKVTGTKTAIAEAKEAIAERIKHLEADRKDRELRSFEVKLEVDPVYHQKIIGRRGVVINKIRANHDVQITFPKQDDPQNSVITIQGYEEKALAARDEILAMVDTLSSVYKEEIHLDERVHRRFIGFRGKRLREIKELYNVDITFPRMDDADKSLVTLAGTPDNVEACRDYLLNLEEEFLQDVSAAPTQPTSFSQIMEDTMANQQTNKQGFVVSGAPWERKAAPNTQSLEDFPDFGGLGGGPGGPAATNVDTNTQTPINSAWNAKH, translated from the exons ATGGAGGATTCAACAAACCCAATGGCAGGAATGGATCAGCAGCAGTTGTTGGCGGGGGCCGGTAACGCGGGCTACGAGAACAACGGTTCGGGACCGGCAACGACACCCTGCTACGATGATCTGTTCCCGGCACTGCCGGAGAGTGAGCCGCCGCGCTTTAACAGCACCTTGTCGCCGGCCACGCAGAACATGCGCGTCGGCAGCTCGATCGTGACGCAGGTGTTTATCGTCGCGTCCGGCGAGCGCAAGTACGACTCGGACAAGTTCGGCGAGGGCGAGTCGCTGCGCACGTGCCAATCGATCATGAAGGAAACGAATGCACACATCGAGATCTCGAGCGGCAAGGACCATTCGCTGACGTTCCTGGTGACGGGTAAGGTGCATGAAGTGCTCGAGGCTCGCCGCAAAATTCGGGTACACTTCCAGACGCAGGCAAGCAAGACGATCAACATCCCGCGCGAGCACCATCGCTGGATTCTCGGCAAGAAGGGTGATCGTTTGCGCGAGCTGGAACGCACGACCGCGACCAAGATCAATGTGCCGCGCATTAGTGACGAATCCGATGCGATCACCATACTCGGTACGAAGGAGGGCATCGAGAAGGCGGAACATGAGATCCGCACGATGTCGGACGAGCAGTCGCGCAAGGCGTTCGAGCGGTTCAACGTGCCGAAAATCTACCATCCGTTCGTACTGGGCGCGTACGGTGAGAATCTGCAGAAGATGATGGAGGAAACGGGCGCGAAGATCAATGTGCCGCCACAATCGGTGCAGAAGGACGAGATCATCATCACGGGCGAGAAGGAGGGCGTACTGGCGGCGAAAGCACGCATCGAAGCCATCTACAAGGAGATGGAGAAGAAGTGTACGTCCGTCGCGGTGGAGGTGGTACGAGCGCAGCACAGATACGTGTACGGACCGCGCGGATCCACCATCCAGGAGATACTGCAGACGACGGGCGTCTCTGTGGAGATGCCGCCGAGCGATTCGCCCAGCGATACGATTACGCTGCGCGGTCCCCAGGACAAGCTGGGCAATGCGCTGAACGTGGTGTACCAGAAGGCGCACTCGATTCGCACGGAGGTGCTCGAGTGTCCGCAGTGGATCCACAAGTACATCATCGGTCGCGAAGGTGGTCATATCAAGGAGTTCTCCGTCAAGCATCCGAACGTGCATGTGGAGTTTAGCGAGGACAAGATCAAGATCGATGGACCGCCGGAACAGGTGCTGATCGCTGCCGAGGAGCTGCAAACGATGGTGAACGATTTGACCGGCCGGCTGCGGCTGGCCGAGATGGTGGTCGATCCGGTACACTGCAAGCACATCATCGGTAAGGCGGGCTCCAACATCAACCGCATGAAGGAGGAGTACGACGTGCAGATCAACATCGACGAGAAGGGTGCCAAACCGATCCGTATCGAGGGCCCGATCGAGGGTGTGGCCAAGGCGCAACAGGAGCTGCTGGAGAAGATTGCGAAATGGGAAAACGAAAAGGAGGAATCGATCATCATCGATCACCGGCTGTTCAAGACGATCATCGGTGCGAAGGGTGAAACGATTCGCGAGATACGCGAAAAGCACAACCAGGTGCAGATCGTTTTTCCCGGCCCGAACGACAAGTCGGACATCGTGAAGATCCGCGGCATGAAGGAGGACGTCGACCGGTGTCACAAATATCTGACGCAGTACGTGAAGGAGCTGCAGAAGAACTCGTTTGTGCTGGAGGTGCCGGTGTTCAAGCAGTTCTTTAAGTACATCGTCGGCAAGGGTGGCGCCAACATCAAGAAGATCCGCGACGAAACGCAGACCAAGATCGATTTGCCGTCCGAGAGTGATACGAACGAGGTGATCCTGATCACCGGCAAGCGCGAGAATGTAAATGAGGCGCGCGACCGCATCCAGAAGATCCAGAACGAGATGTCCAACATTGTGTCGGAGGAGGTGACGATCCCGGCCAAGCATCATTTCTCGCTGATCGGAACAGGTGGTATGCTGATTAACTCCATCATGGAGGAATGTGGCGGTGTTTCGATCAAATTCCCGAACTCGGATGCCAAGAGTGACAAGGTGGTGATTCGCGGCCCGAAGGAGGATGTGGAGCGTGCCAGGCAGCAGCTGCTAGAGCTGGCCAGCGAGAAGGAGCTGTCGTCCTACTCGGTGCAGATCCGTGCCAAGACGCAGCATCACAAGTATCTGATCGGCAAGAATGGTGCTTCCATTAAGAAGATTCGTGACAAGACCGGTGCTCGGGTCATCTTCCCAG GTGTTAACGATCAGGACAACGAAGTAATCACGATTATCGGCAAAAAGGAACAGGTCGAGGAGGCGAAGGCTGATCTGGAAGCAATTATCAAGAACATCGATAACATCGTCGAGGATGAAATGATCGTCCTTCCGAAGTACCACAAACACTTCATCTCGAACCGTGGCAAAGTGTTGCATCGTATCGAGGAGGAATGCGGCGGCATGTCGATTTCGTTCCCGCGCATGGACCGTGACGATCGTAACGATCGCGTCAAGCTAAAGGGCCCGAAAGACTGCATCGAACCGGCCAAGCAGCGCATCATGGAGATCGTGCAGGAGCTCGAGTCGATGGTTACGATCGAGTGCTACATTCCTGCCCGCCACCATCGTATAATTATGCGCCGTGGTGGCTCAAAGGTGCAGGCTATCACGTCCGAGTTTGGTGTTAACATTCGATTCCCGGAGCGTGGCACCGCCAACAATATGGACGTGGCCCCAGCTGCGGTCGATCCGGCACAGCAGCAGAATGGCAACGGCGATGCGGTGCCGGTTGGAGAAAATGCGACGGACGCTGGTGCGGTTGTGAATGGGGCCGGCGAACAGCAGCCAGCCGAACCGGTCCAGCGTGCCTCGGATTTGGTTCGAATCAGCGGCAACGAGGAAAAATGCGAGTTGGCGAAGGAAGCACTGCTCGCGTTGGTTCCGCTGACCGAGGAAATCAATGTACCGTGCGATCTGCACCGTTCCCTGATTGGACAGAAGGGTCGCGACGTGAAGGAGCTGATGAACACGTACGATGTGCATATCGAGATGTCACCGCAGGACAAAAAGCTCGACATCATCAAGGTGACGGGTACGAAGACGGCCATCGCCGAGGCAAAGGAAGCGATTGCCGAGCGCATCAAGCACCTGGAGGCGGATCGGAAGGATCGCGAACTGCGCTCGTTTGAGGTCAAGCTGGAGGTGGATCCCGTGTACCATCAGAAGATTATTGGCCGACGTGGTGTGGTTATCAACAAGATACGCGCCAACCACGATGTGCAGATTACCTTCCCGAAGCAGGATGATCCACAGAACAGCGTCATCACGATCCAGGGCTACGAGGAGAAGGCATTGGCTGCACGGGACGAAATCCTAGCCATGGTGGATACGCTCAGCTCGGTGTACAAGGAGGAGATCCATCTGGACGAACGCGTGCACCGACGCTTCATCGGTTTCCGTGGCAAGCGGCTGCGCGAGATTAAGGAGCTGTACAATGTGGATATTACCTTCCCGCGCATGGATGATGCGGACAAGTCGCTGGTTACGCTCGCGGGCACCCCGGACAACGTAGAGGCGTGCCGCGACTACCTGCTCAATCTGGAGGAAGAGTTCCTGCAGGACGTGTCGGCTGCACCGACCCAGCCAACATCCTTCTCGCAGATCATGGAAGATACGATggcaaaccaacaaaccaacaagCAAGGCTTCGTTGTGAGCGGCGCACCGTGGGAGCGTAAGGCGGCACCCAACACCCAGTCGCTGGAGGACTTCCCTGACTTTGGTGGCCTCGGCGGTGGTCCGGGTGGTCCGGCCGCCACCAATGTCGACACCAACACGCAGACGCCAATCAACTCCGCCTGGAATGCCAAGCATTAA
- the LOC125769905 gene encoding ionotropic receptor 75a-like → MDNYRNAMLDEDVDNHQTMVIVDLRCNGSDRLLANAEQHLYLNYRWLLIDSTENPATFTIEHYLEALKELPVLVSSEVFVMLKEDNNSIRFVQVYRVSRSTELLTENYALWKRSTIGVDVGQMIDLRTQKVTSVRRKDLRGHPLRASMVITNPDTMNHLTDYKDKHIDTITKVNYILTNYLASYLGAGLNYSRVTTWGYYNTTTGMWDGMIGELVHDVADLGASPLFFTTDRIAVIEYLAMTSETRSKFIFRSPKLSYTENVFVLPFDDKVWICVIAVIITSSVLLLVTLWVEWRIASDGPELQSLNDASTMDANLRDTLLMMYGASCQQGSSVLPRSCSARTITMLTFTVLMFLYASYSANIVALLQSPSTKIQTLEDLLASRLKFGVHDTVFNRHYFTHATEPTRKALYEQKIRRPYGPDAFIALEQGIDRIRHGLYAFHVEQGVGYKVISETYQEDEKCGLQEIQYLQVIDPYYAIQKNSSYKEMVKIGLFRLNEHGIQYRENAKLYTKKPTCSGGGGKFVPVSLVDVEPAVWIILWGGGLAMGFFLTERFYSRWIRGKIRRMVRARLKQ, encoded by the exons ATGGACAATTACCGGAACGCCATGCTTGATGAAGACGTTGATAACCATCAGACGATGGTAATAGTAGACTTACGTTGCAATGGATCGGACCGGCTTCTTGCCAATGCAGAGCAGCATCTATATCTCAACTACCGCTGGTTACTGATCGATTCTACTGAAAATCCTGCTACATTTACCATCGAACACTACCTTGAAGCTTTGAAAGAACTACCAGTTCTAGTCAGCAGTGAGGTATTCGTGATGCTTAAGGAGGATAACAATTCCATTCGCTTTGTGCAAG TTTATCGGGTAAGCCGATCTACTGAGCTACTTACAGAGAACTACGCTCTTTGGAAGAGATCAACTATTGGTGTGGACGTGGGACAGATGATCGACTTACGAACGCAGAAGGTTACCTCAGTAAGACGTAAAGATCTCCGCGGCCATCCTCTTCGTGCTTCGATGGTTATCACCAACCCGGATACGATGAATCATTTGACGGATTATAA GGATAAACACATCGATACCATCACGAAGGTAAACTACATCCTGACGAACTATCTGGCGTCGTACCTTGGTGCCGGGTTGAACTATTCGCGCGTAACAACCTGGGGTTACTACAACACCACTACCGGCATGTGGGACGGAATGATCGGTGAGCTGGTGCACGATGTGGCCGACCTCGGGGCATCTCCACTGTTTTTCACCACCGATCGCATTGCCGTGATCGAGTATCTGGCGATGACGTCAGAAACGCGATCCAAGTTTATCTTTCGCTCACCGAAACTGTCCTACACGGAGAATGTGTTTGTGCTGCCGTTTGATGAC aAAGTTTGGATTTGTGTGATTGCCGTCATTATAACATCCTCCGTACTGCTGCTCGTAACGCTCTGGGTGGAATGGCGCATTGCAAGCGATGGACCAGAGCTACAGTCCCTTAACGATGCATCAACGATGGACGCTAATTTACGTGATACACTGCTGATGATGTACGGCGCATCCTGTCAGCAGGGATCTTCCGTACTGCCACGCAGCTGCTCAGCCCGCACGATCACTATGCTTACGTTCACCGTGCTGATGTTTCTGTACGCCAGCTATTCGGCAAACATTGTCGCCCTGCTGCAGAGTCCCTCGACCAAGATTCAAACGTTGGAAGATTTGTTGGCATCGCGGCTAAAGTTCGGTGTACACGATACCGTCTTCAATCGGCATTACTTTACGCACGCAACCGAACCCACGCGGAAGGCATTGTACGAGCAGAAGATAAGGCGACCGTACGGTCCGGATGCATTTATTGCGCTGGAGCAAGGTATCGATCGAATACGGCACGGACTGTATGCGTTTCATGTGGAGCAAGGCGTTGGCTATAAAGTGATCAGCGAAACGTATCAGGAGGATGAAAAGTGTGGACTACAGGAGATACAATACTTGCAAGTAATCGATCCATACTACGCAATTCAGAAGAATTCATCGTACAAGGAGATGGTTAAGATTGG ATTGTTTCGCTTGAACGAGCACGGTATACAGTATCGGGAGAATGCTAAACTGTACACGAAAAAGCCCACCTgttccggtggtggtggaaaattcgtACCGGTCAGTCTGGTCGACGTGGAACCGGCCGTGTGGATCATACTTTGGGGCGGTGGACTAGCGATGGGATTTTTCCTTACGGAACGCTTCTACAGTCGATGGATCCGGGGCAAGATACGGCGTATGGTACGGGCCAGATTAAAACAGTGA
- the LOC125769906 gene encoding diuretic hormone receptor-like isoform X1, which yields MLLHRTQSNQSTYKLCTITKKKSTHTKSTKQPGCFRIFCSPQTLFDGCPVDFDRVLCWPKTDPGTWAVLPCFEEFKGVHYDVTQNATRYCHPNGRWDNYSHYAACHHVNEPPPDIVEISSIIYYTGYIISLVALSLAVIVFVYFKDLRCLRNTIHANLFITYILSALLWIIILTLQLSSGNSSGMTSCVIFVTLLHYFTLTNFFWMLVEGLYLYMLVVETFSGDNLRFNMYAAIGWGGPAIFVILWAIAKGITLSGQGKTDTLQIECSWMRESVVDWIFQGPVCAVLIINLVFLIRIMWVLITKLRSANTVETRQYRKASKALLVLIPLLGITYLVVLAAPAEGVVSDIFAIARALLLSTQGLSVSLFYCFLNSEVRLALRHRLERWRDERNIRLGQVRQRSRRFTNSGYNQSKECSPRSRTESFRPLTYNKRESCASSATTTTLLGPHTYPSAMRGSNGALHMQSIVPRAISPLMQGLDENSV from the exons ATGTTATTGCATCGCACCCAATCGAACCAATCGACGTACAAACTCTGTAcaataacgaagaaaaaaagcacacacacaaaatcaaccaaacaacCCGGTTGTTTCCGAATCTTCTgttccccacagacgctgtTCGATGGATGTCCGGTGGACTTTGACCGGGTGCTGTGCTGGCCGAAAACGGACCCCGGTACCTGGGCAGTGCTTCCATGCTTCGAAGAGTTCAAAGGCGTCCATTACGATGTGACAC AGAACGCTACCCGTTACTGTCATCCGAATGGTAGGTGGGATAACTACAGCCACTATGCTGCCTGCCATCACGTCAACGAACCCCCGCCGGACATTGTGGAAATTTCGTCCATTATCTACTACACCGGCTACATCATCAGTCTGGTAGCGCTTAGTCTCGCTGTGATAGTTTTCGTTTACTTCAA AGATCTGCGCTGCCTGCGGAACACGATCCATGCGAATCTCTTCATCACCTACATCCTGTCGGCCTTGCTATGGATCATTATCCTCACGCTGCAG CTTTCCAGTGGCAACAGTAGCGGTATGACGAGTTGCGTTATCTTCGTCACCCTTCTGCACTACTTCACACTAACCAACTTCTTCTGGATGCTTGTCGAAG gGCTCTATCTGTACATGCTCGTGGTGGAAACGTTTTCGGGTGATAATTTGCGCTTCAACATGTATGCCGCCATCGGTTGGG GCGGTCCAGCCATTTTCGTCATACTGTGGGCCATCGCCAAGGGTATCACCTTGTCCGGGCAGGGCAAAACGGACACG CTGCAAATTGAATGCTCCTGGATGCGTGAGTCGGTGGTCGATTGGATCTTCCAGGGCCCGGTCTGTGCCGTACTGATCATCAATCTCGTATTTCTCATACGAATCATGTGG GTGCTTATCACAAAACTACGATCGGCGAACACGGTCGAAACGCGCCAGTACCGGAAGGCATCGAAGGCACTGCTCGTACTGATTCCGCTGCTGGGCATCACGTACCTGGTTGTGTTGGCCGCACCCGCCGAAGGGGTCGTCAGTGACATTTTCGCGATTGCCCGAGCGTTACTACTAAGCACACAG GGACTTTCCGTGTCACTGTTCTACTGCTTCCTCAACTCGGAGGTACGGTTGGCGTTGCGGCACCGGCTGGAACGTTGGCGGGACGAGCGCAACATTCGTCTAGGTCAGGTCCGGCAGCGAAGTCGACG cttcACCAATTCTGGCTACAATCAGTCGAAAGAATGTTCACCGCGTTCCCGCACAGAAAGCTTCCG ACCACTAACCTACAACAAGCGGGAATCGTGCGCATCATCGGCTACGACCACAACCCTGCTTGGACCGCACACCTACCCGAGTGCGATGCGTGGTTCCAACGGTGCTCTGCACATGCAATCGATCGTGCCACGTGCAATCAGCCCGCTGATGCAG GGTTTAGATGAAAACTCCGTCTAA
- the LOC125769906 gene encoding diuretic hormone receptor-like isoform X2, with the protein MLLHRTQSNQSTYKLCTITKKKSTHTKSTKQPGCFRIFCSPQTLFDGCPVDFDRVLCWPKTDPGTWAVLPCFEEFKGVHYDVTQNATRYCHPNGRWDNYSHYAACHHVNEPPPDIVEISSIIYYTGYIISLVALSLAVIVFVYFKDLRCLRNTIHANLFITYILSALLWIIILTLQLSSGNSSGMTSCVIFVTLLHYFTLTNFFWMLVEGLYLYMLVVETFSGDNLRFNMYAAIGWGGPAIFVILWAIAKGITLSGQGKTDTLQIECSWMRESVVDWIFQGPVCAVLIINLVFLIRIMWVLITKLRSANTVETRQYRKASKALLVLIPLLGITYLVVLAAPAEGVVSDIFAIARALLLSTQGLSVSLFYCFLNSEVRLALRHRLERWRDERNIRLGQVRQRSRRPLTYNKRESCASSATTTTLLGPHTYPSAMRGSNGALHMQSIVPRAISPLMQGLDENSV; encoded by the exons ATGTTATTGCATCGCACCCAATCGAACCAATCGACGTACAAACTCTGTAcaataacgaagaaaaaaagcacacacacaaaatcaaccaaacaacCCGGTTGTTTCCGAATCTTCTgttccccacagacgctgtTCGATGGATGTCCGGTGGACTTTGACCGGGTGCTGTGCTGGCCGAAAACGGACCCCGGTACCTGGGCAGTGCTTCCATGCTTCGAAGAGTTCAAAGGCGTCCATTACGATGTGACAC AGAACGCTACCCGTTACTGTCATCCGAATGGTAGGTGGGATAACTACAGCCACTATGCTGCCTGCCATCACGTCAACGAACCCCCGCCGGACATTGTGGAAATTTCGTCCATTATCTACTACACCGGCTACATCATCAGTCTGGTAGCGCTTAGTCTCGCTGTGATAGTTTTCGTTTACTTCAA AGATCTGCGCTGCCTGCGGAACACGATCCATGCGAATCTCTTCATCACCTACATCCTGTCGGCCTTGCTATGGATCATTATCCTCACGCTGCAG CTTTCCAGTGGCAACAGTAGCGGTATGACGAGTTGCGTTATCTTCGTCACCCTTCTGCACTACTTCACACTAACCAACTTCTTCTGGATGCTTGTCGAAG gGCTCTATCTGTACATGCTCGTGGTGGAAACGTTTTCGGGTGATAATTTGCGCTTCAACATGTATGCCGCCATCGGTTGGG GCGGTCCAGCCATTTTCGTCATACTGTGGGCCATCGCCAAGGGTATCACCTTGTCCGGGCAGGGCAAAACGGACACG CTGCAAATTGAATGCTCCTGGATGCGTGAGTCGGTGGTCGATTGGATCTTCCAGGGCCCGGTCTGTGCCGTACTGATCATCAATCTCGTATTTCTCATACGAATCATGTGG GTGCTTATCACAAAACTACGATCGGCGAACACGGTCGAAACGCGCCAGTACCGGAAGGCATCGAAGGCACTGCTCGTACTGATTCCGCTGCTGGGCATCACGTACCTGGTTGTGTTGGCCGCACCCGCCGAAGGGGTCGTCAGTGACATTTTCGCGATTGCCCGAGCGTTACTACTAAGCACACAG GGACTTTCCGTGTCACTGTTCTACTGCTTCCTCAACTCGGAGGTACGGTTGGCGTTGCGGCACCGGCTGGAACGTTGGCGGGACGAGCGCAACATTCGTCTAGGTCAGGTCCGGCAGCGAAGTCGACG ACCACTAACCTACAACAAGCGGGAATCGTGCGCATCATCGGCTACGACCACAACCCTGCTTGGACCGCACACCTACCCGAGTGCGATGCGTGGTTCCAACGGTGCTCTGCACATGCAATCGATCGTGCCACGTGCAATCAGCCCGCTGATGCAG GGTTTAGATGAAAACTCCGTCTAA
- the LOC125769906 gene encoding diuretic hormone receptor-like isoform X3 — protein sequence MLLHRTQSNQSTYKLCTITKKKSTHTKSTKQPGCFRIFCSPQTLFDGCPVDFDRVLCWPKTDPGTWAVLPCFEEFKGVHYDVTQNATRYCHPNGRWDNYSHYAACHHVNEPPPDIVEISSIIYYTGYIISLVALSLAVIVFVYFKDLRCLRNTIHANLFITYILSALLWIIILTLQLSSGNSSGMTSCVIFVTLLHYFTLTNFFWMLVEGLYLYMLVVETFSGDNLRFNMYAAIGWGGPAIFVILWAIAKGITLSGQGKTDTLQIECSWMRESVVDWIFQGPVCAVLIINLVFLIRIMWVLITKLRSANTVETRQYRKASKALLVLIPLLGITYLVVLAAPAEGVVSDIFAIARALLLSTQGLSVSLFYCFLNSEVRLALRHRLERWRDERNIRLGQVRQRSRRFTNSGYNQSKECSPRSRTESFRV from the exons ATGTTATTGCATCGCACCCAATCGAACCAATCGACGTACAAACTCTGTAcaataacgaagaaaaaaagcacacacacaaaatcaaccaaacaacCCGGTTGTTTCCGAATCTTCTgttccccacagacgctgtTCGATGGATGTCCGGTGGACTTTGACCGGGTGCTGTGCTGGCCGAAAACGGACCCCGGTACCTGGGCAGTGCTTCCATGCTTCGAAGAGTTCAAAGGCGTCCATTACGATGTGACAC AGAACGCTACCCGTTACTGTCATCCGAATGGTAGGTGGGATAACTACAGCCACTATGCTGCCTGCCATCACGTCAACGAACCCCCGCCGGACATTGTGGAAATTTCGTCCATTATCTACTACACCGGCTACATCATCAGTCTGGTAGCGCTTAGTCTCGCTGTGATAGTTTTCGTTTACTTCAA AGATCTGCGCTGCCTGCGGAACACGATCCATGCGAATCTCTTCATCACCTACATCCTGTCGGCCTTGCTATGGATCATTATCCTCACGCTGCAG CTTTCCAGTGGCAACAGTAGCGGTATGACGAGTTGCGTTATCTTCGTCACCCTTCTGCACTACTTCACACTAACCAACTTCTTCTGGATGCTTGTCGAAG gGCTCTATCTGTACATGCTCGTGGTGGAAACGTTTTCGGGTGATAATTTGCGCTTCAACATGTATGCCGCCATCGGTTGGG GCGGTCCAGCCATTTTCGTCATACTGTGGGCCATCGCCAAGGGTATCACCTTGTCCGGGCAGGGCAAAACGGACACG CTGCAAATTGAATGCTCCTGGATGCGTGAGTCGGTGGTCGATTGGATCTTCCAGGGCCCGGTCTGTGCCGTACTGATCATCAATCTCGTATTTCTCATACGAATCATGTGG GTGCTTATCACAAAACTACGATCGGCGAACACGGTCGAAACGCGCCAGTACCGGAAGGCATCGAAGGCACTGCTCGTACTGATTCCGCTGCTGGGCATCACGTACCTGGTTGTGTTGGCCGCACCCGCCGAAGGGGTCGTCAGTGACATTTTCGCGATTGCCCGAGCGTTACTACTAAGCACACAG GGACTTTCCGTGTCACTGTTCTACTGCTTCCTCAACTCGGAGGTACGGTTGGCGTTGCGGCACCGGCTGGAACGTTGGCGGGACGAGCGCAACATTCGTCTAGGTCAGGTCCGGCAGCGAAGTCGACG cttcACCAATTCTGGCTACAATCAGTCGAAAGAATGTTCACCGCGTTCCCGCACAGAAAGCTTCCG GGTTTAG
- the LOC125769910 gene encoding uncharacterized protein LOC125769910, which yields MSGADCIICTYPLETCVKELQCGHEFHQPCIDDWLEGNGHCPSCEGHTCVIDPWEDSEDSEDSAFDTVTESPNFVESIDFFGDSAAEPLDADLFLDLASICPICLETLTTEVKYLWCHHIFHIECIDSWMEFFSHCPQCMGYV from the exons ATGTCGGG TGCCGATTGTATTATTTGCACGTATCCGTTGGAAACATGTGTGAAGGAACTTCAGTGCGGTCATGAGTTCCATCAACCGTGCATCGATGACTGGTTGGAGGGCAATGGCCATTGTCCATCTTGTGAGGGCCATACATGTGTAATCGATCCTTGGGAAGATTCGGAGGATTCGGAGGATTCGGCCTTTGACACGGTCACAGAATCGCCAAACTTCGTAGAATCAATAGATTTCTTCGGTGACTCGGCAGCAGAACCTCTAGACGCCGATTTGTTTCTAGATCTAGCATCGATTTGTCCGATTTGCTTGGAGACTTTAACAACGGAGGTGAAGTATCTTTGGTGCCACCATATCTTCCACATCGAATGCATCGATAGCTGGATGGAGTTTTTTAGCCATTGTCCGCAATGCATGGGCTATGTGTAA
- the LOC125769911 gene encoding uncharacterized protein LOC125769911, with protein sequence MSKVTECPICLESFDNYVKKLSCEHRFHPRCIDMWLEIAGHCPICLSCPTSYSLESADLPCGEELHGSTNYTSTDPENVPEPNDPAVVSVEDPPNAAA encoded by the exons ATGTCGAAGGT TACGGAATGTCCGATATGCTTAGAGAGTTTCGACAACTATGTCAAGAAACTTTCGTGCGAGCATCGGTTCCACCCGCGATGCATCGATATGTGGCTGGAAATTGCTGGACATTGTCCAATCTGTCTGAGCTGTCCCACTAGCTACTCTTTGGAATCGGCTGATTTACCATGCGGCGAAGAATTGCATGGTTCGACTAATTATACGTCCACAGATCCGGAAAATGTCCCAGAACCGAACGATCCGGCTGTGGTATCGGTTGAGGATCCGCCAAACGCTGCTGCGTAG